The Tripterygium wilfordii isolate XIE 37 chromosome 17, ASM1340144v1, whole genome shotgun sequence genome has a window encoding:
- the LOC119982556 gene encoding zinc finger protein BALDIBIS-like isoform X2 — protein MVGFHDHGDQKEDHGSISRFGLFFFFELLDTNYWYTKGYSIIVLGEISIIDPNAEVVALSPTTLMARNRFVCEICNKGFQRDQNLQLHRRGHNLPWKLKQRTSTEVKKRVYICPEPTCVHHNPARALGDLTGIKKHFSRKHGEKKWKCDKCSKKYAVQSDWKAHQKTCGTREYKCDCGTIFSRRDSFITHRAFCDALAEENNKVNQGLMSNMGSEHLQSQIPQELISSLPLNSNPDFNNFDPKSPLKSIPQELVPLPFKPMNMSGGMFSSSSGSLFGAQRSISSSSSNLQLSSNSSGINYLQDGKNGSWQFAGSAHMSATALLQKAAQMGATASNSINSPMMQKSFTSSMAGPDQISSSIRPQQQQSYNVVGAINQQNTDSSFDHQQHHHHHHFGSQTEPHQQSNMVGIQLQGAAAGGGFANQMSHLFDGSSAMNDMGMFTSMFMNTPSHDQQINHQAFLKNIDQQHSDSNSTSGLMQGRGGGVERSLTGPSRFGSSTAGGGNDMMTVDFLGVGGGGSRPANLHEQHQHQQQLEAMSQHGLQPMMNHLQQQLSHGAESAMEKNVWDV, from the exons ATGGTGGGATTTCATGATCATGGAGATCAAAAAGAAGATCATGGATCAATTTCAAGATTTgggttattcttcttttttgaacTATTGGATACTAATTATTGGTACACAAAAGGGTATTCAATTATTGTCTTGGGTGAGATCTCAATAATTG ATCCAAATGCTGAAGTTGTTGCACTATCACCAACAACCCTAATGGCGAGGAACCGATTCGTGTGTGAGATCTGCAACAAAGGGTTTCAAAGGGACCAAAACCTTCAATTACACAGGAGAGGTCACAATCTTCCATGGAAGCTGAAGCAAAGGACTAGCACTGAAGTCAAGAAACGAGTCTACATATGTCCTGAACCAACATGCGTTCACCATAACCCGGCTCGCGCTTTGGGAGACCTTACTGGAATTAAGAAGCATTTTAGCCGTAAACATGGTGAGAAGAAGTGGAAATGCGACAAATGCTCGAAGAAATACGCAGTGCAATCTGACTGGAAAGCTCACCAGAAAACTTGTGGCACAAGGGAGTACAAATGTGATTGTGGCACCATCTTTTCCAG AAGAGACAGCTTCATAACCCACAGAGCTTTCTGCGACGCATTAGCAGAAGAGAACAACAAAGTAAACCAAGGGCTGATGTCCAACATGGGATCAGAACATCTACAATCCCAAATTCCCCAAGAGCTCATCTCATCTCTGCCCTTAAActcgaacccggatttcaacAATTTCGACCCCAAAAGCCCGCTCAAATCAATCCCACAAGAATTAGTACCATTGCCTTTCAAGCCAATGAACATGTCCGGAGGCATGTTTTCGAGCAGTTCAGGGAGTCTATTCGGAGCTCAAAGAAGcatttcctcctcttcttctaatCTCCAACTCAGCTCCAACTCCTCCGGCATCAATTACCTCCAAGATGGGAAAAACGGGTCATGGCAATTCGCGGGTTCCGCGCACATGTCTGCTACAGCATTGTTGCAGAAAGCAGCACAGATGGGTGCTACTGCTAGTAACAGCATTAATTCTCCAATGATGCAGAAGAGCTTCACTAGCAGCATGGCTGGTCCCGACCAAATATCTTCCTCAATTAGACCACAACAACAACAGTCATACAATGTTGTCGGCGCGATTAATCAACAGAACACTGATTCATCATTCGATCATCaacagcatcatcatcatcatcattttggGTCTCAAACCGAGCCTCATCAGCAATCAAACATGGTTGGAATCCAATTACAAGGCGCGGCAGCGGGAGGAGGATTTGCTAACCAGatgtcacatctttttgatGGTAGTTCTGCCATGAACGATATGGGGATGTTCACTAGTATGTTTATGAATACTCCTAGTCATGATCAACAGATTAACCACCAGGCGTTCTTGAAAAACATCGATCAACAGCATTCGGATAGTAATAGTACGTCTGGTTTGATgcaaggaagaggaggaggagttgAGAGGAGTTTGACAGGGCCTTCAAGATTTGGAAGTAGTACTGCAGGTGGAGGTAATGATATGATGACTGTTGATTTCTTGGGGGTTGGAGGAGGAGGGTCTAGGCCGGCGAATTTGCACGagcagcaccagcaccagcaacAATTGGAGGCGATGAGCCAACATGGATTGCAGCCAATGATGAATCATTTACAACAACAGCTCTCACATGGTGCAGAATCTGCCATGGAGAAAAACGTCTGGGATGTTTGA
- the LOC119982555 gene encoding homeobox protein LUMINIDEPENDENS-like isoform X2 codes for MEVLKDNLEEVKIGSSVESFKKLLNSQKDLFHSQIDQLQRIVVTQCKHTGVNPLSQEMAAGALSINIGKRPRDLLNPKAVKYMQEVFSIKDAISKKESREINAQFGVAVTQVREFFTSQRSRVRKLVRLSREKALRSVADKQPQDGVPVSLDSDRMMAVDPVPLNSVGPATIEEAPSSSTQDDTPPGLNDSDKHFVNIFNILRKEVTFSGQVKVMEWILQIKNPSVIQWFLTEGGLMILATWLSQAAAEEQTSAIFVSLKVLDHLPLHKALPEHMSVILHSVNRLRFYRTSDISNRARVLLAKWSKMFARSRAVKKPNSIKSSSGMQKEILLKQSIGEIMSDELWQPNIAHENLLGLSRENSKNLRKMESFQGLKLLPASTDDSSRKHILGVPTSYVRERRKVQLVEQPGHKMAGRSPQTTRTAPVSQRRPMSTDDIQKAKLRAQHMQSKYGKTVPSSNGGIGMKSDGLNNPSNNQANIVAPVSKVHVPSKSEEQKKTMVSPHISDKPETPVDPKPKMDSKDLMCEKCARVQIPWQTPPEIKLNDIWRVGAGESSKEVDVQKNRNCREMEIIYRTAQEIPSNPKGPWDVEMDYDDSLTPEIPIEQPPEEDAAETDQSQSVHVDNPIVSTSSVSQNSCGSATEPDLELLAVLLKNPELVFALSSGQAANLSSEETVKLLDLIKKGGACLTGNLIAYAGKAEEKVEVSLPSPTPSSNTGMSGWRSEDVQNSYRQNGSMQENRVAFSAASVTDNMTVLQQSSRVASLSEQVPASTTHFSLPQSNMMLHEKHHPSLVPSLYLSHSANTVMTETLAAAGPSSMRVETISNVEPATLSTMRSLTRRQPAPYLSSIPSLPFPAHSQGQQQLPHMYNPPYSTQIYSNRTPGNLGFVTEVNQTNYSEAFGRLGQRPSRERDNYVAPDGFESWNSENSSMRSSDYMQGGNYPQPRINSGWNNRVDDRSRQQGYSGYQGQNSKGDGRQRDWKH; via the exons ATGGAGGTGTTGAAGGACAATTTAGAAGAGGTAAAGATTGGGAGCTCCGTGGAATcgtttaaaaaattattgaattcACAGAAGGATCTTTTCCACAGTCAGATCGACCAGCTCCAGAGAATTGTCGTCACTCAATGCAAGCACACCGGCGTCAACCCTCTCTCTCAAGAGATG GCAGCTGGTGCCCTGTCAATAAATATTG GAAAAAGACCAAGAGATTTACTAAATCCGAAGGCTGTAAAGTATATGCAAGAAGTTTTCTCCATTAAGGATGCAATTAGTAAGAAGGAGTCTCGTGAGATAAATGCTCAATTTGGGGTTGCAGTCACACAG GTTCGGGAATTTTTCACTAGCCAACGTTCAAGAGTGAGAAAATTAGTACGGTTATCAAGGGAGAAAGCCCTTAGATCTGTTGCTGATAAACAACCTCAGGATGGGGTCCCAGTAAGCTTAGATTCTGATCGCATGATGGCTGTTGATCCAGTTCCTTTGAACAGCGTTGGCCCTGCCACTATAGAAGAAGCACCATCTTCCTCAACACAAGATGATACTCCACCTGGCTTGAATGACTCAGATAAACATtttgttaatatttttaatattttgcgAAAGGAGGTAACATTTTCTGGGCAGGTGAAAGTAATGGAATGGATTTTGCAGATAAAAAATCCTTCAGTAATTCAATG GTTTTTAACTGAAGGTGGTTTGATGATTTTAGCAACATGGTTGAGTCAAGCAGCTGCTGAAGAACAAACAAGTGCCATTTTTGTCAGCCTCAAG GTTCTCGATCATCTGCCCCTACATAAAGCCCTCCCTGAGCATATGTCGGTCATACTACATAGTGTTAATAGACTGCGATTTTATAGGACATCAG ACATATCAAACAGGGCAAGGGTTTTGTTAGCAAAATGGAGCAAGATGTTTGCAAGAAGCCGAGCTGTGAAGAAACCTAATAGCATAAAATCTTCTAGTGGCATGCAGAAGGAGATACTGCTGAAGCAGAG TATTGGCGAAATTATGAGCGATGAATTATGGCAGCCAAATATTGCCCAT GAAAATCTCCTTGGTCTCTCTCGTGAGAATTCAAAAAATTTGag GAAAATGGAATCATTCCAAGGATTGAAACTATTGCCGGCTTCAACAGATGATTCTAGTAGGAAGCACATCCTAGGTGTACCTACATCCT ACGTGAGAGAGCGCCGAAAAGTTCAGCTGGTGGAACAACCAGGCCATAAAATGGCTGGCAGAAGCCCACAGACCACAAGAACAGCTCCCGTGAGTCAACGTCGCCCAATGTCTACTGATGATATCCAAAAAGCAAAATTGCGTGCTCAACATATGCAGAGCAAGTATGGAAAAACGGTTCCCTCTTCTAATGGAGGCATTGGAATGAAGTCTGATGGTTTGAACAATCCTTCAAACAATCAGGCTAATATTGTAGCTCCAGTATCCAAAGTTCATGTTCCATCTAAAAGTGAAGAACAGAAGAAAACTATGGTATCTCCTCATATTTCTGATAAGCCCGAAACTCCTGTTGATCCTAAGCCGAAAATGGATTCGAAGGATCTCATGTGCGAGAAGTGTGCAAGGGTCCAGATCCCTTGGCAGACACCACCAG AAATTAAACTGAATGATATTTGGAGAGTTGGTGCTGGAGAGAGTAGCAAAGAGGTCGACGTTCAGAAAAATAGAAATTGTAGGGAGATGGAAATCATCTACCGAACTGCGCAGGAAATACCATCAAATCCAAAGGGACCATGGGACGTTGAGATGGACTATGATGACTCCTTGACCCCTGAAATCCCTATTGAGCAGCCACCTGAGGAGGATGCTGCAGAAACAGATCAATCCCAAAGCGTACATGTTGATAACCCAATTGTATCAACATCGTCAGTGTCCCAAAATAGTTGTGGAAGTGCAACGGAGCCAGATCTCGAGTTACTCGCTGTACTGCTCAAAAACCCAGAATTGGTTTTTGCCTTGTCTTCCGGGCAAGCTGCTAATTTATCCAGCGAGGAAACAGTGAAGCTGCTTGACCTGATCAAGAAAGGGGGGGCTTGTCTAACAGGTAATTTAATCGCTTATGCTGGGAAAGCAGAGGAGAAAGTTGAAGTTTCCCTTCCATCACCAACTCCATCAAGCAATACCGGCATG AGTGGATGGAGATCAGAGGATGTCCAGAACTCATATCGGCAGAATGGTAGTATGCAGGAAAACAGAGTTGCATTTTCTGCTGCGTCGGTAACCGATAACATGACTGTACTGCAACAGTCATCAAGGGTGGCATCACTGTCTGAACAAGTTCCAGCCTCAACGACTCATTTCTCTTTGCCTCAGTCAAACATGATGCTTCATGAGAAGCATCACCCTTCTCTGGTTCCATCTTTATACCTCAGTCACTCAGCCAACACTGTCATGACTGAAACACTTGCTGCTGCCGGGCCTTCTTCAATGCGGGTTGAAACCATAAGCAATGTTGAACCTGCAACTTTGTCAACAATGAGGAGTTTAACCAGGAGGCAACCGGCTCCATACCTGTCATCGATTCCCTCATTGCCATTCCCGGCACACTCACAAGGACAACAACAATTACCCCACATGTATAATCCACCCTACTCGACGCAAATATACTCAAATAGGACTCCTGGAAATTTGGGTTTCGTTACTGAAGTGAATCAAACTAATTATAGTGAAGCATTTGGAAGACTCGGGCAGCGGCCATCGAGGGAGAGAGATAATTATGTGGCCCCTGATGGATTTGAGTCTTGGAATTCTGAGAATAGTTCGATGAGGTCATCAGATTATATGCAGGGAGGGAACTATCCTCAACCTAGAATCAATTCTGGTTGGAATAATAGGGTAGATGATAGGTCAAGACAACAGGGTTATTCTGGTTACCAAGGACAGAACAGCAAGGGGGACGGAAGGCAGCGTGATTGGAAACATTAA
- the LOC119982556 gene encoding zinc finger protein GAI-ASSOCIATED FACTOR 1-like isoform X1, producing MSNITGEDGSFSSGNTGEEVQQIQDKNQQQNHLHGSTNSAASNSNSSTSQQQPIKKKRNLPGTPDPNAEVVALSPTTLMARNRFVCEICNKGFQRDQNLQLHRRGHNLPWKLKQRTSTEVKKRVYICPEPTCVHHNPARALGDLTGIKKHFSRKHGEKKWKCDKCSKKYAVQSDWKAHQKTCGTREYKCDCGTIFSRRDSFITHRAFCDALAEENNKVNQGLMSNMGSEHLQSQIPQELISSLPLNSNPDFNNFDPKSPLKSIPQELVPLPFKPMNMSGGMFSSSSGSLFGAQRSISSSSSNLQLSSNSSGINYLQDGKNGSWQFAGSAHMSATALLQKAAQMGATASNSINSPMMQKSFTSSMAGPDQISSSIRPQQQQSYNVVGAINQQNTDSSFDHQQHHHHHHFGSQTEPHQQSNMVGIQLQGAAAGGGFANQMSHLFDGSSAMNDMGMFTSMFMNTPSHDQQINHQAFLKNIDQQHSDSNSTSGLMQGRGGGVERSLTGPSRFGSSTAGGGNDMMTVDFLGVGGGGSRPANLHEQHQHQQQLEAMSQHGLQPMMNHLQQQLSHGAESAMEKNVWDV from the exons atgtCAAATATCACAGGTGAGGATGGTAGCTTCTCTTCTGGCAACACTGGAGAAGAAGTTCAACAAATTCAAGACAAGAACCAGCAGCAGAATCATCTCCATGGCTCGACGAATTCCGCTGCCTCTAACAGCAACTCCTCCACCTCTCAACAACAGCCgatcaagaagaagagaaaccTACCCGGAACTCCAG ATCCAAATGCTGAAGTTGTTGCACTATCACCAACAACCCTAATGGCGAGGAACCGATTCGTGTGTGAGATCTGCAACAAAGGGTTTCAAAGGGACCAAAACCTTCAATTACACAGGAGAGGTCACAATCTTCCATGGAAGCTGAAGCAAAGGACTAGCACTGAAGTCAAGAAACGAGTCTACATATGTCCTGAACCAACATGCGTTCACCATAACCCGGCTCGCGCTTTGGGAGACCTTACTGGAATTAAGAAGCATTTTAGCCGTAAACATGGTGAGAAGAAGTGGAAATGCGACAAATGCTCGAAGAAATACGCAGTGCAATCTGACTGGAAAGCTCACCAGAAAACTTGTGGCACAAGGGAGTACAAATGTGATTGTGGCACCATCTTTTCCAG AAGAGACAGCTTCATAACCCACAGAGCTTTCTGCGACGCATTAGCAGAAGAGAACAACAAAGTAAACCAAGGGCTGATGTCCAACATGGGATCAGAACATCTACAATCCCAAATTCCCCAAGAGCTCATCTCATCTCTGCCCTTAAActcgaacccggatttcaacAATTTCGACCCCAAAAGCCCGCTCAAATCAATCCCACAAGAATTAGTACCATTGCCTTTCAAGCCAATGAACATGTCCGGAGGCATGTTTTCGAGCAGTTCAGGGAGTCTATTCGGAGCTCAAAGAAGcatttcctcctcttcttctaatCTCCAACTCAGCTCCAACTCCTCCGGCATCAATTACCTCCAAGATGGGAAAAACGGGTCATGGCAATTCGCGGGTTCCGCGCACATGTCTGCTACAGCATTGTTGCAGAAAGCAGCACAGATGGGTGCTACTGCTAGTAACAGCATTAATTCTCCAATGATGCAGAAGAGCTTCACTAGCAGCATGGCTGGTCCCGACCAAATATCTTCCTCAATTAGACCACAACAACAACAGTCATACAATGTTGTCGGCGCGATTAATCAACAGAACACTGATTCATCATTCGATCATCaacagcatcatcatcatcatcattttggGTCTCAAACCGAGCCTCATCAGCAATCAAACATGGTTGGAATCCAATTACAAGGCGCGGCAGCGGGAGGAGGATTTGCTAACCAGatgtcacatctttttgatGGTAGTTCTGCCATGAACGATATGGGGATGTTCACTAGTATGTTTATGAATACTCCTAGTCATGATCAACAGATTAACCACCAGGCGTTCTTGAAAAACATCGATCAACAGCATTCGGATAGTAATAGTACGTCTGGTTTGATgcaaggaagaggaggaggagttgAGAGGAGTTTGACAGGGCCTTCAAGATTTGGAAGTAGTACTGCAGGTGGAGGTAATGATATGATGACTGTTGATTTCTTGGGGGTTGGAGGAGGAGGGTCTAGGCCGGCGAATTTGCACGagcagcaccagcaccagcaacAATTGGAGGCGATGAGCCAACATGGATTGCAGCCAATGATGAATCATTTACAACAACAGCTCTCACATGGTGCAGAATCTGCCATGGAGAAAAACGTCTGGGATGTTTGA
- the LOC119982555 gene encoding homeobox protein LUMINIDEPENDENS-like isoform X1, translating into MEVLKDNLEEVKIGSSVESFKKLLNSQKDLFHSQIDQLQRIVVTQCKHTGVNPLSQEMAAGALSINIGKRPRDLLNPKAVKYMQEVFSIKDAISKKESREINAQFGVAVTQVREFFTSQRSRVRKLVRLSREKALRSVADKQPQDGVPVSLDSDRMMAVDPVPLNSVGPATIEEAPSSSTQDDTPPGLNDSDKHFVNIFNILRKEVTFSGQVKVMEWILQIKNPSVIQWFLTEGGLMILATWLSQAAAEEQTSAIFVSLKVLDHLPLHKALPEHMSVILHSVNRLRFYRTSDISNRARVLLAKWSKMFARSRAVKKPNSIKSSSGMQKEILLKQRQVRFLDFIIVIFVQSVLFFMLLICSIGEIMSDELWQPNIAHENLLGLSRENSKNLRKMESFQGLKLLPASTDDSSRKHILGVPTSYVRERRKVQLVEQPGHKMAGRSPQTTRTAPVSQRRPMSTDDIQKAKLRAQHMQSKYGKTVPSSNGGIGMKSDGLNNPSNNQANIVAPVSKVHVPSKSEEQKKTMVSPHISDKPETPVDPKPKMDSKDLMCEKCARVQIPWQTPPEIKLNDIWRVGAGESSKEVDVQKNRNCREMEIIYRTAQEIPSNPKGPWDVEMDYDDSLTPEIPIEQPPEEDAAETDQSQSVHVDNPIVSTSSVSQNSCGSATEPDLELLAVLLKNPELVFALSSGQAANLSSEETVKLLDLIKKGGACLTGNLIAYAGKAEEKVEVSLPSPTPSSNTGMSGWRSEDVQNSYRQNGSMQENRVAFSAASVTDNMTVLQQSSRVASLSEQVPASTTHFSLPQSNMMLHEKHHPSLVPSLYLSHSANTVMTETLAAAGPSSMRVETISNVEPATLSTMRSLTRRQPAPYLSSIPSLPFPAHSQGQQQLPHMYNPPYSTQIYSNRTPGNLGFVTEVNQTNYSEAFGRLGQRPSRERDNYVAPDGFESWNSENSSMRSSDYMQGGNYPQPRINSGWNNRVDDRSRQQGYSGYQGQNSKGDGRQRDWKH; encoded by the exons ATGGAGGTGTTGAAGGACAATTTAGAAGAGGTAAAGATTGGGAGCTCCGTGGAATcgtttaaaaaattattgaattcACAGAAGGATCTTTTCCACAGTCAGATCGACCAGCTCCAGAGAATTGTCGTCACTCAATGCAAGCACACCGGCGTCAACCCTCTCTCTCAAGAGATG GCAGCTGGTGCCCTGTCAATAAATATTG GAAAAAGACCAAGAGATTTACTAAATCCGAAGGCTGTAAAGTATATGCAAGAAGTTTTCTCCATTAAGGATGCAATTAGTAAGAAGGAGTCTCGTGAGATAAATGCTCAATTTGGGGTTGCAGTCACACAG GTTCGGGAATTTTTCACTAGCCAACGTTCAAGAGTGAGAAAATTAGTACGGTTATCAAGGGAGAAAGCCCTTAGATCTGTTGCTGATAAACAACCTCAGGATGGGGTCCCAGTAAGCTTAGATTCTGATCGCATGATGGCTGTTGATCCAGTTCCTTTGAACAGCGTTGGCCCTGCCACTATAGAAGAAGCACCATCTTCCTCAACACAAGATGATACTCCACCTGGCTTGAATGACTCAGATAAACATtttgttaatatttttaatattttgcgAAAGGAGGTAACATTTTCTGGGCAGGTGAAAGTAATGGAATGGATTTTGCAGATAAAAAATCCTTCAGTAATTCAATG GTTTTTAACTGAAGGTGGTTTGATGATTTTAGCAACATGGTTGAGTCAAGCAGCTGCTGAAGAACAAACAAGTGCCATTTTTGTCAGCCTCAAG GTTCTCGATCATCTGCCCCTACATAAAGCCCTCCCTGAGCATATGTCGGTCATACTACATAGTGTTAATAGACTGCGATTTTATAGGACATCAG ACATATCAAACAGGGCAAGGGTTTTGTTAGCAAAATGGAGCAAGATGTTTGCAAGAAGCCGAGCTGTGAAGAAACCTAATAGCATAAAATCTTCTAGTGGCATGCAGAAGGAGATACTGCTGAAGCAGAGGCAAGTTCGTTTCTTGGATTTCATAATTGTGATTTTTGTTCAATCAGTTTTATTCTTTATGCTACTTATCTGCAGTATTGGCGAAATTATGAGCGATGAATTATGGCAGCCAAATATTGCCCAT GAAAATCTCCTTGGTCTCTCTCGTGAGAATTCAAAAAATTTGag GAAAATGGAATCATTCCAAGGATTGAAACTATTGCCGGCTTCAACAGATGATTCTAGTAGGAAGCACATCCTAGGTGTACCTACATCCT ACGTGAGAGAGCGCCGAAAAGTTCAGCTGGTGGAACAACCAGGCCATAAAATGGCTGGCAGAAGCCCACAGACCACAAGAACAGCTCCCGTGAGTCAACGTCGCCCAATGTCTACTGATGATATCCAAAAAGCAAAATTGCGTGCTCAACATATGCAGAGCAAGTATGGAAAAACGGTTCCCTCTTCTAATGGAGGCATTGGAATGAAGTCTGATGGTTTGAACAATCCTTCAAACAATCAGGCTAATATTGTAGCTCCAGTATCCAAAGTTCATGTTCCATCTAAAAGTGAAGAACAGAAGAAAACTATGGTATCTCCTCATATTTCTGATAAGCCCGAAACTCCTGTTGATCCTAAGCCGAAAATGGATTCGAAGGATCTCATGTGCGAGAAGTGTGCAAGGGTCCAGATCCCTTGGCAGACACCACCAG AAATTAAACTGAATGATATTTGGAGAGTTGGTGCTGGAGAGAGTAGCAAAGAGGTCGACGTTCAGAAAAATAGAAATTGTAGGGAGATGGAAATCATCTACCGAACTGCGCAGGAAATACCATCAAATCCAAAGGGACCATGGGACGTTGAGATGGACTATGATGACTCCTTGACCCCTGAAATCCCTATTGAGCAGCCACCTGAGGAGGATGCTGCAGAAACAGATCAATCCCAAAGCGTACATGTTGATAACCCAATTGTATCAACATCGTCAGTGTCCCAAAATAGTTGTGGAAGTGCAACGGAGCCAGATCTCGAGTTACTCGCTGTACTGCTCAAAAACCCAGAATTGGTTTTTGCCTTGTCTTCCGGGCAAGCTGCTAATTTATCCAGCGAGGAAACAGTGAAGCTGCTTGACCTGATCAAGAAAGGGGGGGCTTGTCTAACAGGTAATTTAATCGCTTATGCTGGGAAAGCAGAGGAGAAAGTTGAAGTTTCCCTTCCATCACCAACTCCATCAAGCAATACCGGCATG AGTGGATGGAGATCAGAGGATGTCCAGAACTCATATCGGCAGAATGGTAGTATGCAGGAAAACAGAGTTGCATTTTCTGCTGCGTCGGTAACCGATAACATGACTGTACTGCAACAGTCATCAAGGGTGGCATCACTGTCTGAACAAGTTCCAGCCTCAACGACTCATTTCTCTTTGCCTCAGTCAAACATGATGCTTCATGAGAAGCATCACCCTTCTCTGGTTCCATCTTTATACCTCAGTCACTCAGCCAACACTGTCATGACTGAAACACTTGCTGCTGCCGGGCCTTCTTCAATGCGGGTTGAAACCATAAGCAATGTTGAACCTGCAACTTTGTCAACAATGAGGAGTTTAACCAGGAGGCAACCGGCTCCATACCTGTCATCGATTCCCTCATTGCCATTCCCGGCACACTCACAAGGACAACAACAATTACCCCACATGTATAATCCACCCTACTCGACGCAAATATACTCAAATAGGACTCCTGGAAATTTGGGTTTCGTTACTGAAGTGAATCAAACTAATTATAGTGAAGCATTTGGAAGACTCGGGCAGCGGCCATCGAGGGAGAGAGATAATTATGTGGCCCCTGATGGATTTGAGTCTTGGAATTCTGAGAATAGTTCGATGAGGTCATCAGATTATATGCAGGGAGGGAACTATCCTCAACCTAGAATCAATTCTGGTTGGAATAATAGGGTAGATGATAGGTCAAGACAACAGGGTTATTCTGGTTACCAAGGACAGAACAGCAAGGGGGACGGAAGGCAGCGTGATTGGAAACATTAA